Genomic DNA from Salinibacter pepae:
CGACGCGCGGCCCCTCCAGCGCATCGACTTCGAGCAGGCCCGCGCCTGGACAAAAGCCGGACGGCTCGGCATGCACCCGTGCACCCTCGATCCGCTGATGGACGCCGGCATTCCGCTCCGCGTCCGGTGTACGCACCGCCCCGCGGCCCCGGGCACCCGCATCGTCCCCGCCTCAACCCTCGCTCAGGGGTAACTCTGCATTGATACACCCATAGGATGGCTTCTCATTCGTTCTCGACCTCTCCCCCAGTCGCCCCGTCAACGTCCTCGTGTTCGTCCCCGGTTCATGTATACGTGGCAGGCGTGGGGGACGTGGGGGCGGCCCTACTACGACAGATCGACGCCCGCGGGGACGCCGGGCGGGATCTCCGTGTGGTCGGCGCCTGCACGTCGCGCCGCGCCGCGTGGGGCGCCCCCAATCGCGAACCGGAGGCCCCGCTCGCCGGCGTGGACGAGGCCGCGCCGCCCGACTGGCCGGCCATCGTGGATCGTCTTGCGCAGGAGACGCCGCGCCCGCTCGTCTTCGTGGACGCGACCGGCAGCCCCGACGTGGCGGACTACTACGAACCACTCCTCCAGGCCGGGGTCCACGTCGTTACGCCGAGCAAGCTCGCCAACACCCGCTCGCAGGCCGCCTTCGACCGGCTGCGGGAGGCGGCGGCGGAAGCGGGCGTGCAGTACCGCTACGAAACGACCGTAGGGGCGGGGCTGCCCGTGGTGCAGACCGTTCGGAACCTCGTCGCCACCGGCGATCGCGTTCGTTCGATCCGCGGGGTCGTCTCCGGCACGCTCACCTTCTTGTTCAGCGCGCTGCGAGACGGGTCCTCCTTCAGCGAGGCGGTACGGGCCGCCGTCGACCGGGGGTACGCCGAGCCTGACGTGCGCGACGACCT
This window encodes:
- a CDS encoding aspartate kinase, coding for MASHSFSTSPPVAPSTSSCSSPVHVYVAGVGDVGAALLRQIDARGDAGRDLRVVGACTSRRAAWGAPNREPEAPLAGVDEAAPPDWPAIVDRLAQETPRPLVFVDATGSPDVADYYEPLLQAGVHVVTPSKLANTRSQAAFDRLREAAAEAGVQYRYETTVGAGLPVVQTVRNLVATGDRVRSIRGVVSGTLTFLFSALRDGSSFSEAVRAAVDRGYAEPDVRDDLSGTDVARKFLILARTAGYAVEPTEVQVESLVPDSLADAPYEAFLDRLSTVDPHWRERSAAAAAESAVLQYVGRFSPEGIEVGVEPVPGDTALGQLGAQENLFEVTTDRYAAVPLVVRGPGAGPSVTAAGVLADVLTAVREARPPSPPA